A window from Solanum stenotomum isolate F172 chromosome 5, ASM1918654v1, whole genome shotgun sequence encodes these proteins:
- the LOC125865435 gene encoding phosphoenolpyruvate carboxylase-like produces MDRKLKRGQRGRGRMLVVSDGGVGWSSVEKIKGWWSFGERRQEWLLSELGGKRPLFGPDLPKTEEIADVLDTLHVIAELPSDCFGAYIISMATAPSDVLAVELLQRECHVKQPLRVVPLFEKLDDLEAAPAAVTRLFSIEWYRNRIKGKQEVMIGYSDSGKDAGRFSAAWQLYKAQEELVKVAKEHGVKLVMFHGRGGTVGRGGGPTHLAILSQPPDTINGSLRVTVQGEVIEQSFGEEHLCFRTLQRFTAATLEHGMHPPVSPKPEWRALMDEIAVIATEKYRSIVFKEPRFVEYFRLATPELEYGRMNIGSRPSKRKPSGGIESLRAIPWIFAWTQTRFHLPVWLGFGAAFRYAVDKDIKNLRMFHEMYNAWPFFRVTIDLVEMVFAKGDPGIAALYDKLLVSEDLWSFGELLRSKYEETRTLLLQVTIHEF; encoded by the exons ATGGACAGGAAATTGAAAAGGGGGCAAAGGGGAAGGGGAAGAATGTTGGTGGTCTCTGATGGTGGTGTGGGTTGGAGTTCGGTGGAGAAAATTAAAGGATGGTGGTCGTTTGGAG AACGTAGACAGGAGTGGCTTCTTTCTGAACTCGGCGGCAAGAGACCTTTATTTGGACCCGATCTTCCAAAAACAGAAGAAATTGCTGATGTCTTGGATACACTCCATGTCATAGCAGAACTTCCATCAGACTGCTTCGGGGCATACATCATCTCAATGGCCACCGCACCATCTGATGTGCTTGCAGTTGAACTCCTACAACGTGAATGCCATGTGAAGCAACCTTTACGAGTGGTTCcactttttgagaaattggatgATCTGGAGGCTGCTCCTGCTGCTGTTACACGTCTCTTCTCGATTGAGTGGTACAGAAACCGGATTAAAGGCAAACAAGAGGTCATGATTGGGTATTCGGACTCTGGTAAGGATGCTGGTCGGTTTTCAGCAGCCTGGCAGCTATATAAGGCTCAAGAGGAGCTAGTAAAAGTTGCCAAAGAACATGGTGTGAAGCTAGTTATGTTCCATGGTAGAGGTGGTACAGTTGGAAGAGGAGGTGGCCCCACCCATCTTGCTATATTGTCTCAACCACCTGACACTATTAACGGATCTCTCCGTGTCACAGTTCAGGGTGAGGTTATTGAGCAATCGTTTGGGGAGGAACACTTGTGTTTTAGAACTCTCCAACGTTTCACTGCTGCTACCCTTGAACATGGTATGCATCCACCAGTCTCTCCAAAACCCGAGTGGCGTGCACTTATGGATGAAATTGCAGTTATTGCTACAGAGAAGTATAGGTCAATTGTTTTCAAAGAACCCCGATTTGTTGAGTATTTCCGCTTG GCCACACCTGAGCTAGAGTATGGTCGAATGAACATTGGCAGCCGTCCATCAAAGCGTAAACCCAGTGGAGGCATAGAATCACTCAGAGCTATTCCATGGATCTTCGCCTGGACCCAGACAAGGTTTCATCTCCCGGTCTGGCTTGGCTTTGGGGCAGCATTTAGGTATGCTGTTGACAAGGATATCAAAAACCTACGCATGTTTCACGAGATGTACAATGCATGGCCATTCTTTAGGGTAACTATTGACTTGGTTGAGATGGTGTTTGCCAAGGGTGACCCGGGTATTGCAGCTCTGTACGACAAGCTTCTTGTTTCAGAAGATCTGTGGTCCTTCGGTGAGCTTTTGAGGTCCAAGTACGAAGAGACAAGAACCCTCCTGCTCCAGGTAACTATTCATGAATTCTGA